The genomic interval ACCGCACCCGTATCCACGTCTGTGAGAATCCACGAGTCGTCGAGGCCGCCGCCGACGCCGGTTGCGGCGAACCGTTGATCTGCACCTCGGGCAGCGCGACAACAGTCGTCCTCACTCTGCTCGACGCACTGGCTTCCGCCGGATGCGCCTTCGTGTATCACGGCGATTTCGACGGGCCGGGGATCATGCTGGCCAACCGTGTCGTGGAGCGGTACGGCGCGGAGCCGTGGCGTATGAGGACAGAGGACTACGAGTACCTCGTGACCCGAGCCCAGGCCCACGGCACACCGCAGTACTGCTCAGCGGACCGCGGGCAGAGACGGTGTGGGACTCGGAACTGGCCCCGACCATGGAGGCATTGGGAATCGCCCAGCACGAGG from Streptomyces sp. CC0208 carries:
- a CDS encoding DUF2399 domain-containing protein → MWDSELAPTMEALGIAQHEETALDLLLEDLG